A genomic window from Streptomyces sp. HUAS YS2 includes:
- a CDS encoding methyltransferase domain-containing protein, with translation MTDALRRGDSVHPAHRLLAALDAFDELPAARELRARSYELLAARSGSRIVDVGCGAGRAVAELAGLGARATGIDIEPGTVAEARRRRPDADVRTAGAYALPFGDGTLDGYRAEKVLHELDDPRRALAEAARVLAPGGRAVLIGQDWDTFVIDADDADLTRRLVHARADRVPGARTARRHRNLLLEAGFREVEVEVRTGVFTGEVALPLLAGLAQGAAESAAVRPEQARAWLAEQQERARADRLFVAVPLFVASGARA, from the coding sequence ATGACCGACGCACTGCGGCGCGGCGATTCCGTGCACCCCGCCCATCGGCTCCTCGCCGCCCTCGACGCCTTCGACGAACTGCCCGCGGCGCGCGAACTGAGGGCGCGTTCCTACGAACTCCTCGCCGCCCGGTCCGGCAGCCGGATCGTCGACGTCGGCTGCGGCGCAGGCCGTGCGGTGGCGGAGCTCGCCGGCCTCGGGGCCCGGGCCACCGGGATCGACATCGAACCCGGGACGGTCGCGGAGGCCCGCAGGCGCCGTCCCGACGCCGACGTCCGGACCGCCGGCGCGTACGCGCTGCCCTTCGGGGACGGCACGCTCGACGGCTACCGGGCCGAGAAGGTCCTGCACGAACTCGACGATCCGCGCCGTGCGCTGGCCGAGGCCGCCCGCGTCCTCGCCCCCGGCGGGCGGGCCGTCCTGATCGGCCAGGACTGGGACACCTTCGTCATCGACGCCGACGACGCGGACCTCACCCGGCGCCTCGTCCACGCGCGCGCCGACCGGGTCCCGGGGGCGCGGACCGCCCGGCGCCACCGGAACCTGCTCCTGGAGGCGGGGTTCCGCGAGGTCGAGGTGGAGGTGCGGACCGGGGTGTTCACCGGGGAGGTGGCCCTGCCCCTGCTCGCCGGGCTTGCGCAGGGTGCGGCGGAGTCCGCCGCGGTCCGCCCCGAGCAGGCCCGGGCGTGGCTCGCCGAGCAGCAGGAGCGGGCGCGGGCGGACCGGCTCTTCGTCGCGGTGCCGCTGTTCGTCGCCTCCGGGGCACGCGCGTAG
- a CDS encoding TetR/AcrR family transcriptional regulator produces MARFRETVRTLLRERLLDAAYEATAADGFDKLRMAHLATAVGVSRQTVYSEFSSKEALGEALFQRELERCLVGIQESLDAHHDDLRTAVGAAVGFCLRLAARNPLVRALLSSTDADLLPVLTTRPDAVFGTATAALDAYVAESWPEVDGRSRELAVDAAIRLTASHIVQAAATPEQSAEWIAESVARIALGAAR; encoded by the coding sequence ATGGCGAGGTTCAGAGAGACGGTGCGGACGCTCCTGCGGGAGCGGTTGTTGGACGCCGCGTACGAGGCGACGGCGGCGGACGGCTTCGACAAACTGCGCATGGCCCACCTCGCCACCGCCGTCGGCGTGAGCCGGCAGACGGTGTACTCCGAGTTCAGCTCCAAGGAGGCGCTCGGCGAGGCCCTGTTCCAGCGCGAGTTGGAGCGCTGTCTCGTCGGCATCCAGGAGAGCCTGGACGCCCACCACGACGACCTGCGCACCGCGGTCGGCGCGGCGGTCGGCTTCTGCCTCCGGCTGGCCGCGCGCAATCCGCTGGTGCGCGCGCTGCTCTCCAGCACCGACGCGGACCTGCTCCCGGTGCTCACGACCCGGCCGGACGCCGTGTTCGGCACGGCCACGGCGGCGCTCGACGCGTACGTCGCGGAGTCCTGGCCCGAGGTGGACGGCCGCTCGCGGGAGCTGGCCGTCGACGCCGCGATCCGGCTGACGGCCAGTCATATCGTGCAGGCCGCCGCGACCCCGGAGCAGTCGGCGGAGTGGATCGCCGAGAGCGTCGCACGCATCGCCCTCGGCGCGGCACGCTGA
- the lepB gene encoding signal peptidase I has protein sequence MTARRVVGGLFGAALVLAAVGVAAVLTLSVRVDGHSMEPTLRAGERLLAAPDSGGEVRRFDVVLLRPAGREALVVKRVIGVPGDRVGIVSTPQDPYQVLLQIGGAGPTYRVTDPAWTERARRTGNCCSEAGLRSARPEMRTVPAGAFFFLGDNPDLSDDSRAYGWGDVRRVTGRVALRVWPLAGPHELGNRPGLVPVHEPVAVAGP, from the coding sequence ATGACGGCCCGTCGGGTGGTCGGCGGGCTGTTCGGCGCGGCCCTGGTGCTCGCCGCCGTCGGCGTGGCCGCCGTCCTGACCCTGAGCGTCCGGGTCGACGGGCACAGCATGGAGCCGACCCTGCGGGCGGGCGAACGGCTGCTCGCCGCACCGGACTCCGGCGGTGAGGTCCGACGGTTCGACGTGGTGCTGCTGCGCCCGGCCGGCCGTGAGGCCCTCGTGGTCAAGCGGGTGATCGGCGTGCCGGGCGACCGGGTCGGGATCGTGTCGACGCCCCAGGACCCGTACCAGGTGCTGCTCCAGATCGGCGGCGCCGGCCCGACGTACCGGGTCACCGACCCGGCGTGGACGGAGCGGGCCCGGCGGACCGGCAACTGCTGCTCCGAGGCGGGCCTGCGCTCGGCCCGACCGGAGATGCGCACGGTGCCGGCGGGGGCGTTCTTCTTCCTGGGTGACAACCCCGACCTGTCGGACGACTCCCGGGCCTACGGCTGGGGGGACGTCCGCCGGGTCACGGGCCGGGTGGCGCTACGGGTCTGGCCGCTCGCCGGTCCGCACGAGCTGGGCAACCGGCCGGGACTCGTCCCGGTGCACGAACCGGTGGCGGTGGCGGGGCCGTGA
- a CDS encoding LuxR C-terminal-related transcriptional regulator, with the protein MGFGFGQRHGGRLPVERTSFVGRAGELARVAAALTDARLVTLVGPGGVGKSRTALRAAAGLADTFPDGVWVAELSALRDPALVPATLASVLGLPEQPGMRPLDAIVAHLRDRRLLIVLDTCEHLLDACALLSDALLGEAAGVRVLATSRQPLDAPGERCLPIAPLARDEAVELFVDRAAGAVPGFTPSGVDRDVLATLAERLDGIPLALELAAVRLRAVPLAELVGRLDDSFDVLIAGRRTAPARHQTLRTAIDWSYELCTPAERLLWARLSVFAGSFSLVAAERVCADEELPHRAVLEALIGLVDKSVVGRAGDEGERYRLLDTLRAYGAERLAATEGDASLAERHFAHCQELGWRFWDGLVTPRQVALHREVRAETADIRAALRFAFATEGRAVRGLWLATQLTPYWRAAGTLSEGRYWMRQGLALVPEDCPERAWALLLSGVSAVWAGDLAEAPDLFVAAREVALRCGEERVTMFAEPYVGAMRAFGGEVEEGLAAMERGRLRIVAADDALGIGVVHYESALLRAVFGDARGALELCGTGLARLEGTGDHQLRASTLAVQGFILWLDGAYDRSEAPLREALEVVSEIGDVLVAALCCLGLGWHAARQGRYTKAAWLLGYAEGARLLGADPVAMLPSLLEERQAVQRAVRAALDEALYEHWRAIGARMSGTEVLAAVRADADVPPTARPLPPGRRQGPARAPGEDLTPREREVAGLVAQGLSNREIAERLVISKRTVDTHVERILAKLRVTSRTALRTVSG; encoded by the coding sequence ATGGGATTCGGGTTCGGGCAGCGGCACGGCGGCCGGCTGCCGGTCGAGCGGACCAGCTTCGTCGGACGGGCCGGGGAACTCGCCAGGGTCGCCGCGGCGTTGACCGACGCCCGGCTCGTCACGCTGGTGGGGCCGGGCGGAGTCGGCAAGAGCCGTACCGCGCTGCGCGCCGCCGCCGGGCTCGCCGACACGTTCCCGGACGGGGTGTGGGTGGCCGAGTTGTCGGCGCTGCGCGACCCGGCCCTGGTGCCCGCGACCCTCGCCTCGGTGCTCGGCCTGCCGGAACAGCCGGGCATGCGGCCGCTGGACGCGATCGTCGCGCATCTGCGGGACCGCCGCCTGCTGATCGTGCTCGACACCTGCGAACACCTCCTCGACGCCTGCGCGCTGCTCAGTGACGCACTGCTCGGCGAGGCCGCCGGCGTCCGCGTCCTCGCGACCAGCCGGCAGCCCCTGGACGCGCCCGGCGAACGCTGTCTGCCGATCGCGCCGCTCGCCCGCGACGAGGCCGTGGAGCTGTTCGTCGATCGCGCCGCCGGGGCGGTGCCGGGATTCACCCCCTCCGGCGTCGACCGGGACGTGCTCGCGACGCTGGCGGAACGGCTCGACGGGATCCCGCTCGCGCTGGAGCTGGCCGCCGTACGGCTCAGGGCGGTGCCGCTCGCCGAGCTGGTCGGCCGGCTCGACGACTCCTTCGACGTCCTGATCGCCGGCCGGCGCACCGCCCCGGCCCGGCACCAGACCCTGCGCACCGCCATCGACTGGTCCTACGAACTGTGCACCCCGGCGGAGCGGTTGCTCTGGGCCCGGCTGTCCGTCTTCGCGGGCTCCTTCTCGCTGGTGGCGGCGGAGCGGGTGTGCGCGGACGAGGAGCTGCCGCACCGCGCGGTCCTCGAGGCGCTGATCGGACTCGTCGACAAGTCGGTCGTGGGCCGGGCCGGCGACGAGGGCGAGCGCTACCGGCTGCTCGACACGCTGCGCGCGTACGGCGCCGAACGGCTCGCTGCGACGGAGGGCGACGCGTCCCTGGCCGAGCGGCATTTCGCCCACTGCCAGGAACTCGGGTGGCGGTTCTGGGACGGGCTCGTCACGCCCCGGCAGGTCGCGCTGCACCGCGAGGTGCGGGCCGAGACCGCGGACATCCGGGCCGCGCTGCGGTTCGCGTTCGCCACCGAGGGACGGGCCGTCCGGGGACTGTGGCTGGCGACGCAGCTCACCCCGTACTGGCGCGCGGCCGGCACCTTGTCGGAGGGCCGGTACTGGATGCGCCAGGGACTGGCGCTGGTGCCCGAGGACTGCCCGGAGAGGGCCTGGGCGCTGCTGCTGAGCGGTGTGTCGGCGGTGTGGGCCGGTGATCTGGCGGAAGCTCCGGACCTCTTCGTCGCCGCCCGTGAGGTCGCCCTGCGCTGCGGCGAGGAGCGGGTGACGATGTTCGCCGAGCCGTACGTCGGGGCGATGCGCGCCTTCGGCGGCGAGGTCGAGGAAGGGCTCGCCGCCATGGAGCGGGGGAGGCTGCGCATCGTGGCGGCCGACGACGCCCTGGGGATCGGCGTGGTCCACTACGAGAGCGCCCTGCTGCGGGCCGTGTTCGGCGACGCCCGCGGGGCGCTGGAGCTGTGCGGGACGGGCCTCGCCCGCCTCGAAGGCACCGGGGACCACCAGCTCCGCGCCTCCACTCTGGCCGTGCAGGGCTTCATCCTGTGGCTGGACGGTGCCTACGACCGCAGCGAGGCGCCGCTGCGCGAGGCGCTGGAGGTCGTCAGCGAGATCGGGGACGTGCTCGTCGCCGCGCTGTGCTGCCTCGGCCTCGGCTGGCACGCGGCCCGGCAGGGCCGGTACACCAAGGCGGCCTGGCTGCTCGGTTACGCGGAGGGCGCGCGCCTCCTCGGCGCGGACCCGGTCGCGATGCTGCCCTCCCTGCTCGAGGAGCGGCAGGCCGTGCAGAGGGCCGTACGGGCCGCGCTGGACGAGGCGCTGTACGAGCACTGGCGCGCGATCGGCGCCCGCATGTCGGGCACGGAGGTGCTCGCCGCCGTCCGCGCCGACGCCGACGTGCCGCCGACCGCGCGACCGCTGCCCCCCGGCCGGAGGCAGGGGCCGGCGCGGGCGCCGGGGGAGGACCTGACCCCCAGGGAGCGGGAGGTCGCCGGGCTCGTCGCGCAGGGCCTGTCCAACCGGGAGATCGCCGAGCGGCTGGTCATCTCCAAGCGGACCGTGGACACGCATGTCGAGCGCATCCTCGCCAAGCTCCGCGTCACCTCGCGCACCGCCCTGCGGACCGTGTCCGGATAG
- a CDS encoding AraC family transcriptional regulator, with amino-acid sequence MTPALDTVHAAHEQDPGMPPRSVSMHHVRAVLLGAERQGIPVAPLLEQAGIAAESLDEDRARVSPERFSRLVRALWATMEDELVGFGRLPSKVGTFAMMGHAVVHGSADLRSAIRRAQAFYALFPAGPRFRLVEPAGADERAAAVEFDVSDYEDPLHFGTETTLAVAHRFASWLIRRRIALRRLEFAYPAPPHVLEYDLLFGAPCVFDAPRTAVVFDRALLGEPVVQDAADLKAFLRRAPCDILARIDYGGTLAARVRRLLGQALPGALPAPEAVAERLSVSPQTLRRRLAAEGTSFQQVRDHLRRDHAIAALAGGTASIEELSHRLGFSEPSAFHRAFRRWTGSTPRSYGSGPESIRPSGTVTGAEALAP; translated from the coding sequence ATGACCCCGGCACTCGACACCGTCCACGCCGCCCACGAGCAGGACCCGGGCATGCCGCCCCGGTCGGTGAGCATGCACCACGTGCGCGCGGTGCTCCTCGGCGCCGAACGGCAGGGCATCCCCGTCGCGCCGCTGCTCGAACAGGCCGGCATCGCGGCCGAGTCGCTCGACGAGGACCGGGCGCGGGTGTCACCGGAGCGGTTCTCACGGCTGGTCAGGGCGCTGTGGGCGACGATGGAGGACGAGCTGGTCGGCTTCGGGAGGCTGCCGAGCAAGGTCGGCACCTTCGCGATGATGGGCCACGCCGTCGTGCACGGCAGCGCCGACCTGCGCTCCGCGATCCGCCGCGCCCAGGCCTTCTACGCGCTCTTCCCGGCCGGACCGAGGTTCCGCCTCGTCGAACCCGCGGGAGCGGACGAGCGGGCCGCCGCCGTCGAGTTCGACGTCTCCGACTACGAGGACCCGCTGCACTTCGGCACCGAGACCACCCTCGCGGTCGCCCACCGGTTCGCGAGCTGGCTGATCCGGCGAAGGATCGCGCTGCGGCGCCTGGAGTTCGCCTACCCGGCGCCCCCGCACGTCCTGGAGTACGACCTGCTGTTCGGCGCCCCCTGCGTCTTCGACGCCCCGCGCACCGCCGTCGTCTTCGACCGCGCGCTGCTCGGCGAACCGGTGGTGCAGGACGCTGCCGACCTGAAGGCGTTCCTGCGCCGGGCGCCGTGCGACATCCTTGCCCGCATCGACTACGGCGGCACCCTGGCCGCGCGGGTCCGGCGGCTGCTCGGGCAGGCCCTGCCCGGCGCGCTGCCCGCGCCGGAGGCGGTCGCCGAGCGGCTCTCGGTCAGCCCGCAGACGCTGCGCCGCCGGCTGGCCGCGGAGGGGACGTCGTTCCAGCAGGTCCGGGACCACCTGCGGCGGGATCACGCGATCGCCGCACTGGCCGGCGGCACGGCCTCCATCGAGGAGCTGTCGCACCGGCTCGGCTTCTCCGAACCGAGCGCCTTCCACCGGGCGTTCCGCCGCTGGACAGGTTCGACGCCGCGGTCGTACGGGAGCGGTCCGGAGTCAATCAGACCGAGCGGTACGGTCACAGGAGCGGAGGCGCTCGCGCCCTAG
- a CDS encoding phosphocholine-specific phospholipase C, translating to MDRRSFLGLAAGSTAAAGAFALLPPSVQRALAAEAPTGGLEMIEHVVILMQENRSFDHYFGSLRGVRGFNDPAAITVPGGRSVFHQPAAVTTNLKTGHPDGYVLPYAVEDQHMAGTPHGWTDGHSAWNKGRFDNWVPAKGTNTMSGYRRDQLAFHYALTEAFTVCDAYHCAEMGPTNPNRNYLFSGKIGYEPGTTTWATGNAPYGNPNHTGYTWSTYAERLEGAGVGWRVYQEWDNFTDNPLEYFKTFVDVGKKALAYTGHAKVEAFYNAVLAATPAGRDDLLAKLAQGVATLTPAERSLYDRALRREPSGTLAQAFRADVAAGRLPKVSWLVANTLECEHSTNGPSQGSVLISKLLDALAAHPDVWNKTVFLINYDENDGFFDHVPPPSPPVIGDGSDGISTVPNTGEIVTGAPIGLGARVPLIVVSPWTRGGNVCSEVFDHTSVLRFLERWTGVAEPNISPWRRAVCGDLMSAFDFGTAVPAFPALPTPVAVEGPRGTYRTPPSTQKFPAQEPGVRPARALPYALAADGRATGGGFVIDFVNTGTTGAYFGVYANRFRTDGPWRYTVEAGKTLSDTWVAGTPTGAYDLTAYGPNGFLRRFAGNRTTATTTGNANPEVTLRHEPGTDSVVLVLTNSGSASCTVTVRSGNSAIPARTHTLAPGARAEDTYGVAATGHWYDLTATANTTDGFLRRFAGHMETGRPGTSDPTMASGALPCTVAFVDSQEVSGENGAGANAVDGSTATIWHTKWTGTAAPLPHEIQLDLGFARTVTGLRYVPRTDGPNGRVGSWELYLSSDGKSWGTRVASGVFADDATPKDIRCAPSQARYVRLVALTEAGGRGPWTSAAEVVPLGW from the coding sequence ATGGACCGGAGAAGCTTTCTCGGGCTCGCGGCCGGAAGCACCGCGGCGGCCGGGGCCTTCGCACTGCTGCCGCCGAGCGTCCAGCGCGCGCTCGCGGCGGAGGCGCCGACCGGCGGGCTCGAGATGATCGAACACGTGGTGATCCTGATGCAGGAGAACCGTTCGTTCGACCACTACTTCGGCTCGCTGCGTGGGGTGCGCGGGTTCAACGACCCGGCCGCGATCACGGTCCCCGGCGGGCGGTCGGTGTTCCACCAGCCGGCCGCGGTGACCACCAACCTCAAGACCGGACACCCCGACGGGTACGTGCTCCCCTACGCCGTCGAAGACCAGCACATGGCGGGCACCCCGCACGGCTGGACGGACGGTCACAGCGCCTGGAACAAGGGCCGGTTCGACAACTGGGTGCCCGCCAAGGGCACCAACACGATGTCCGGCTACCGCCGCGACCAGCTGGCCTTCCACTACGCGCTCACCGAGGCGTTCACCGTCTGCGACGCGTACCACTGCGCGGAGATGGGGCCGACGAACCCCAACCGGAACTACCTGTTCTCCGGGAAGATCGGGTACGAGCCCGGCACCACGACCTGGGCCACCGGCAACGCTCCGTACGGCAACCCGAACCACACCGGGTACACGTGGTCGACCTACGCCGAGCGGCTGGAGGGCGCGGGCGTCGGCTGGAGGGTCTACCAGGAGTGGGACAACTTCACGGACAACCCGCTCGAGTACTTCAAGACCTTCGTGGACGTGGGCAAGAAGGCGCTGGCGTACACCGGTCACGCGAAGGTCGAGGCGTTCTACAACGCCGTCCTCGCCGCGACCCCGGCGGGCCGCGACGACCTGCTCGCCAAGCTCGCGCAGGGCGTGGCGACCCTCACGCCCGCCGAACGCAGTCTGTACGACCGGGCGTTGCGCCGCGAGCCGAGCGGCACGCTCGCCCAGGCGTTCCGCGCCGACGTGGCGGCCGGCCGCCTTCCGAAGGTGTCGTGGCTCGTCGCCAACACCCTGGAGTGCGAGCACTCCACGAACGGTCCCTCGCAGGGCTCGGTGCTCATCTCGAAGCTGCTGGACGCGCTCGCGGCCCACCCGGACGTGTGGAACAAGACGGTCTTCCTGATCAACTACGACGAGAACGACGGGTTCTTCGACCATGTCCCGCCGCCCTCGCCCCCCGTGATCGGCGACGGCAGCGACGGCATCAGCACCGTGCCGAACACCGGCGAGATCGTCACCGGCGCCCCGATCGGCCTCGGCGCGCGGGTGCCGCTGATCGTCGTCTCGCCGTGGACCCGTGGCGGCAACGTCTGCTCCGAGGTCTTCGACCACACCTCCGTACTCCGGTTCCTGGAGCGCTGGACCGGGGTGGCCGAGCCGAACATCTCGCCCTGGCGCCGTGCCGTGTGCGGTGACCTGATGAGCGCCTTCGACTTCGGCACGGCCGTCCCGGCGTTCCCCGCGCTGCCGACGCCGGTCGCGGTCGAGGGCCCGCGCGGCACCTACCGGACTCCCCCGTCGACCCAGAAGTTCCCCGCCCAGGAGCCCGGGGTCCGGCCGGCGCGGGCGCTGCCGTACGCGCTCGCCGCCGACGGGCGGGCCACCGGCGGCGGTTTCGTCATCGACTTCGTCAACACCGGCACGACCGGGGCGTACTTCGGCGTGTACGCGAACCGGTTCCGCACCGACGGGCCGTGGCGCTACACCGTGGAGGCGGGCAAGACGCTGTCCGACACGTGGGTGGCGGGCACGCCCACGGGCGCGTACGACCTCACCGCGTACGGGCCGAACGGCTTCCTGCGCCGCTTCGCCGGCAACCGCACCACCGCCACCACGACCGGCAACGCCAACCCGGAGGTGACGCTCCGACATGAACCGGGCACGGACTCGGTGGTGCTGGTGCTGACGAACAGCGGCTCGGCGTCCTGCACGGTGACCGTGCGCTCCGGGAACAGTGCGATACCGGCCCGCACCCACACGCTCGCGCCCGGCGCCCGGGCGGAGGACACGTACGGCGTCGCCGCCACGGGACACTGGTACGACCTGACGGCTACCGCGAACACCACGGACGGCTTCCTGCGCCGCTTCGCCGGGCACATGGAGACCGGCCGGCCCGGCACCAGCGACCCCACGATGGCGTCCGGCGCCCTGCCGTGCACCGTGGCCTTCGTCGACAGCCAGGAGGTGAGCGGCGAGAACGGAGCCGGTGCGAACGCGGTCGACGGCAGCACGGCGACGATCTGGCACACCAAGTGGACGGGCACGGCCGCGCCGCTGCCCCACGAGATCCAGCTCGACCTCGGCTTCGCCCGTACGGTGACGGGACTGCGGTACGTGCCCCGCACGGACGGTCCCAACGGCCGCGTCGGGTCGTGGGAGCTGTATCTGAGCTCGGACGGGAAGAGCTGGGGCACACGGGTGGCGTCCGGGGTGTTCGCGGACGACGCCACGCCGAAGGACATCCGGTGCGCGCCGTCCCAGGCCCGCTACGTGCGGCTCGTCGCGCTGACCGAGGCCGGCGGGCGCGGCCCGTGGACGTCGGCGGCGGAGGTCGTCCCGCTGGGCTGGTGA
- a CDS encoding M4 family metallopeptidase — protein sequence MARRIPRGLLAAATATVALIVPAASASASGTVPAATGPQARVFMVNPVQSSGDQSLTDGKDAASAVPASAYASAVLRNLDASGGLSGRWASVRSDTGASAKVADAASYDRHDDQFEQVMAYFWVNEAQEYLQGLGFGSELPGANDRVQPVRINQWGADNSFFTDKKAEIRFGKGGVDDAEDAEVIVHEYGHAVHHAQVPGFGTSVEAGSIGEAFGDYLAVEVGSNAAARYGWPLKADLACVADWDSVPYSGAPHCLRRIDGNKTYADRTGEVHADGEIWSRALLDIRTALGPRVADRIIVNAQFGFAPDTSFSAAANTTIATAQRMYGASAADAVRTAFKARQIPGIQ from the coding sequence ATGGCTCGCCGCATACCCCGCGGTCTGCTCGCCGCGGCCACCGCCACCGTGGCCCTGATCGTTCCGGCCGCCTCGGCCTCGGCCTCGGGGACCGTCCCCGCAGCGACCGGGCCCCAGGCCCGGGTCTTCATGGTCAACCCCGTCCAGTCCTCGGGCGACCAGTCCCTGACGGACGGCAAGGACGCGGCCTCCGCCGTCCCCGCCTCCGCCTACGCCTCGGCGGTCCTGCGCAACCTGGACGCCAGTGGCGGTCTCTCCGGCCGCTGGGCGTCCGTCAGGTCGGACACCGGCGCCTCGGCGAAGGTCGCCGACGCCGCCTCGTACGACCGGCACGACGACCAGTTCGAGCAGGTCATGGCCTACTTCTGGGTCAACGAGGCGCAGGAGTACCTGCAGGGCCTCGGCTTCGGCAGCGAGCTGCCGGGCGCCAACGACCGCGTGCAGCCGGTCCGCATCAACCAGTGGGGCGCGGACAACTCCTTCTTCACCGACAAGAAGGCCGAGATCCGCTTCGGCAAGGGCGGCGTCGACGACGCCGAGGACGCCGAGGTGATCGTGCACGAGTACGGCCACGCCGTGCACCACGCCCAGGTGCCCGGTTTCGGCACCTCCGTGGAGGCCGGCTCGATCGGCGAGGCGTTCGGCGACTACCTCGCCGTCGAGGTCGGCAGCAACGCCGCCGCCCGGTACGGCTGGCCCCTGAAGGCCGACCTCGCGTGCGTCGCCGACTGGGACTCCGTCCCGTACAGCGGCGCCCCGCACTGCCTGCGCCGCATCGACGGGAACAAGACGTACGCGGACCGCACCGGCGAGGTCCACGCGGACGGCGAGATCTGGTCCCGCGCCCTCCTCGACATCCGCACCGCCCTGGGCCCGCGGGTGGCCGACCGGATCATCGTCAACGCCCAGTTCGGCTTCGCGCCCGACACCAGCTTCTCGGCCGCGGCGAACACGACGATCGCGACGGCGCAGCGCATGTACGGCGCGAGCGCGGCGGACGCGGTCCGCACCGCGTTCAAGGCCCGCCAGATCCCCGGCATCCAGTAG
- a CDS encoding DUF6230 family protein, producing MQNETRGVTRWRRSACLAIPAAAAIGGMVTAMMQGALAANLSLTSVPFKLSSKTVAAPNGIGAVMHTVDAGGAKTAAEVGLAKAGLDGICVHATQSVNLPVVGNLGTWSLNISSPAAATPLTPDQLASGAGLQANKLILDAQSLKAATATLNASDTTPNVIGAAADGANIKTTGIQDGTPGQFGLDATGGRTDIKNLNADANGATIAGAITLPDLAIGVAHGDSGC from the coding sequence ATGCAGAACGAGACCAGAGGCGTCACCCGCTGGCGGAGATCCGCCTGCCTCGCGATTCCGGCGGCGGCGGCCATCGGCGGCATGGTGACGGCGATGATGCAGGGCGCGCTCGCCGCGAACCTGTCGCTCACCAGCGTTCCGTTCAAACTCAGTTCCAAGACCGTGGCCGCGCCCAACGGCATCGGCGCCGTGATGCACACCGTCGACGCGGGCGGGGCGAAGACCGCCGCCGAGGTCGGTCTCGCCAAGGCCGGTCTGGACGGCATCTGCGTCCACGCCACGCAGTCGGTGAACCTGCCCGTCGTCGGCAACCTGGGCACCTGGTCGCTCAACATCTCCTCGCCGGCGGCCGCCACGCCGCTGACGCCCGACCAGCTCGCCTCGGGTGCGGGCCTCCAGGCCAACAAGCTCATCCTGGACGCCCAGTCGCTGAAGGCGGCCACGGCCACCCTCAACGCCAGCGACACCACACCGAACGTCATCGGTGCCGCAGCCGACGGCGCCAACATCAAGACCACCGGCATCCAGGACGGTACGCCGGGTCAGTTCGGCCTCGACGCCACCGGCGGCCGGACCGACATCAAGAACCTCAACGCCGACGCCAACGGCGCCACGATCGCCGGTGCGATCACCCTGCCCGACCTCGCGATCGGAGTCGCCCACGGCGACAGCGGCTGCTGA
- a CDS encoding DUF6114 domain-containing protein, whose protein sequence is MTTDTAPPVSRPRRARAAFRRWRYARPFWSAIWTGLGGFIIFFLPLAPLGKILQVGIGGIAGMAGGIVLMAMALLTLLLPSQRHTAGIIAVVAGVASFPLSNLGGLFIGMILAVLGGSMAFGWMPNKPPKKWRRFRRLPAPADAASAPDRPLALPGEPA, encoded by the coding sequence ATGACCACCGACACGGCACCACCCGTCTCCCGACCGCGCCGAGCGCGCGCCGCGTTCCGCCGCTGGCGCTACGCCCGCCCCTTCTGGTCGGCGATCTGGACCGGCCTGGGCGGCTTCATCATCTTCTTCCTGCCCCTTGCCCCGCTCGGCAAGATCCTCCAGGTCGGCATCGGCGGCATCGCCGGCATGGCCGGCGGCATCGTGCTCATGGCCATGGCCCTGCTGACGCTGCTGCTCCCGAGCCAGCGGCACACCGCCGGCATCATCGCGGTCGTCGCGGGCGTCGCCTCCTTCCCGCTGTCGAACCTGGGCGGCCTGTTCATCGGGATGATCCTCGCCGTCCTGGGCGGCTCGATGGCCTTCGGCTGGATGCCGAACAAGCCCCCGAAGAAGTGGCGGCGATTCCGCCGGCTGCCCGCCCCGGCCGATGCGGCGTCCGCCCCCGACCGCCCCCTTGCCCTCCCTGGAGAACCGGCATGA